In a single window of the Coffea eugenioides isolate CCC68of chromosome 3, Ceug_1.0, whole genome shotgun sequence genome:
- the LOC113765098 gene encoding uncharacterized protein LOC113765098, translating into MEAIAVELDDDVFFADISKRISLLIMDDEEDLLAHSPAVSLQAFSQSIHQTPQALFGYEQAIRRESKGTGVFIPRSSQPRRKNRQGRHSNTSSNSKFQRNHENPRGHAQVAHTDKAAYDSFNLRRF; encoded by the exons ATGGAAGCTATAGCAGTTGAACTAGATGATGATGTCTTCTTTGCCGACATAAGCAAGCGAATCTCTCTGCTGATTATGGATGATGAAGAAGACCTGCTGGCTCATTCTCCTGCAGTTTCTCTTCAG GCCTTCTCTCAATCAATCCATCAAACCCCACAAGCACTATTTGGATATGAGCAAGCTATCAGAAGAGAAAGCAAAGGAACGGGAGTTTTCATACCACGTTCATCCCAACCAAGACGAAAGAACAGGCAAGGAAGACACTCAAACACTTCATCCAACTCCAAGTTCCAGAGGAACCATGAAAATCCAAGAGGGCATGCTCAAGTTGCTCATACTGATAAAGCAGCTTATGATTCATTTAACCTGAGAAGATTTTAG
- the LOC113765102 gene encoding 3-dehydrosphinganine reductase TSC10A-like gives MGLLLLLLLIILIIPISLLTFLAIIVRPKPTKIPLKYRHVFITGGSSGIGLALAHQAALEGAQVSILARNPSKLQEAKDSIKLATGRDVAVFSADVRDFEAVDKAIRDAGPIDILVCNQGVFVPQELEKESLEEIKFMIDVNLMGTFHLIKAALPNMKNRGDRGPGSIAIMSSQAGQVGIYGYSAYSASKFGLRGMAEALQQELIGDDIHVSLIFPPDTETPGFAEENKRRPQLTSIIAASSGAMKAEEVAEKALKGIQSGSFIVPCNFEGILLSIATAGLSPQRSFLMAFIEVVAASILRIAALCFQWNWYVSIERWHAQKKL, from the exons ATGggacttcttcttcttcttctcctcatCATCCTCATAATTCCCATTTCTCTCCTAACTTTCCTCGCCATAATTGTCCGTCCAAAACCCACAAAAATCCCATTAAAATATCGCCATGTATTCATCACTGGCGGCTCCAGTGGCATCGGCTTGGCTTTAGCCCACCAAGCCGCTCTAGAGGGAGCCCAAGTTTCAATTCTTGCCCGGAATCCTAGCAAGCTCCAAGAAGCCAAGGACTCGATTAAGCTGGCAACTGGTAGAGACGTTGCCGTTTTCAGCGCTGATGTTAGAGACTTCGAAGCTGTGGATAAAGCTATCAGGGATGCCGGCCCAATTGATATCCTGGTCTGCAACCAGGGCGTTTTTGTGCCTCAAGAGCTTGAAAAGGAGTCGTTGGAGGAAATCAAGTTCATGATTGATGTGAATTTGATGGGAACTTTTCATTTGATTAAGGCTGCTTTGCCCAATATGAAGAATAGAGGTGATAGGGGGCCCGGTTCCATTGCCATTATGTCGTCTCAGGCTGGTCAG GTTGGCATTTATGGTTATTCTGCCTATTCTGCTAGTAAGTTTGGCCTTAGGGGTATGGCCGAAGCCCTGCAACAGGAGCTTATTGGTGATGACATTCATGTCTCGCTTATATTTCCCCCGGACACTGAAACTCCTGGTTTTGCCGAAG AGAACAAAAGGAGGCCGCAGCTAACAAGTATAATAGCAGCTTCCTCTGGTGCAATGAAGGCTGAAGAAGTTGCCGAGAAGGCATTGAAAGGCATTCAATCTGGTAGCTTTATTGTCCCTTGCAACTTTGAGGGAATTTTACTATCGATTGCTACTGCTGGTCTTTCTCCACAGAGATCATTCCTGATGGCATTTATTGAGGTGGTTGCTGCGAGTATCTTACGCATTGCAGCTCTGTGTTTCCAGTGGAATTGGTATGTAAGCATCGAAAGATGGCATGCTCAAAAGAAGTTATAA